DNA sequence from the Cupriavidus oxalaticus genome:
CCGAGCTGCCCATGGCGCAGCGCTATTTCCTGTTCTGAACCGCCGGGGCCCGCGCCCCGCATCGCGCATGCTGAAGATCGACAAATTCCTGAGCGCCCCACACGGCATCGCGCCGGTGCTGGTGTGCCGTGCCCCCAAGCTGGTCCTGCCTTTCAACGAACGCAGCAAGAGCCGCCTGCGCGCGGTGCTCGACAACGGCACCGAGGCCGCGCTGTTCCTGCCGCGCGGCACGGTGCTGCGGGGCGGGGACTTGCTGGTGGCCGAAGATGGCAGCTTTGTCGAAGTGCAGGCCGCGGCGGAGGCCGTGCTGGATGTGCGTTCGGAGGATCCGCACGCGCTGATGCGCGCGGCGTATCACCTTGGCAACCGGCACACGCCGGTGGAGATCGGGCGCGACTATCTGCGGCTGGAGTATGACCCCGTGCTGGCCGATATGCTGCAGCGCCTGGGCGTGCGCGCCGAGCGCGCGGAGCTGCCGTTCGAGCCGGAGGCCGGGGCGTATGGCGGCGGGCACAAGCATGGGCACGATGCCACGTTCGCGGAGGACTATGCGGCGGCGCAGGCGGTGTTCCATGAGCATCATGGGCACTCGCACTCGCACTCGCACTCGCACTCGCACTCGCACTCGCATGATCATGGCAAAGGAGCTCATGTGCATGACGAGAGCTGTGGACATGGACACTAGGTAAGGTCATGGGCAAGGGGAAGCCTGGGCAGGCGGCCGGACCATACTTCGTCGACGCGCCGGGCCCTCACCCCGGCCCTCTCCCGCAAGCGGGAGAGGGAGTACACCATCGGCGATCGGACGAGGCTACGGCCTTTTCAGGTACCGATGGTGTGCTCCCCTCTCCCGCTTGCGGGAGAGGGGAGCACACCGCCGTTAAGCGGCGGC
Encoded proteins:
- the ureE gene encoding urease accessory protein UreE, which produces MLKIDKFLSAPHGIAPVLVCRAPKLVLPFNERSKSRLRAVLDNGTEAALFLPRGTVLRGGDLLVAEDGSFVEVQAAAEAVLDVRSEDPHALMRAAYHLGNRHTPVEIGRDYLRLEYDPVLADMLQRLGVRAERAELPFEPEAGAYGGGHKHGHDATFAEDYAAAQAVFHEHHGHSHSHSHSHSHSHSHDHGKGAHVHDESCGHGH